The Agelaius phoeniceus isolate bAgePho1 chromosome Z, bAgePho1.hap1, whole genome shotgun sequence genomic interval ATCACTGCACTGGGGGAACACCTTCCAGAGCCATCCATCAATCTTGACCATGTAAGTATGCATTAAATTCAATGAAATAGAGTTTCCTGTCTTTGGGGACCAAATTCAGGATCCTATAACTACCACAACTGCAAGCCtgtcctcctgccagccccagggaacttacactgagcaggcaggaagggAACAGACCTTGGCACCACCCCAGAAGGAACTAAAAGCTAGCACAGCCTGTGTGACCGCTGCCCTAAACACCCTCCTCTTTTCTTGGGAGATCTTTCTGGGAAACCATATGATTGCCTTAAGCTCTTGGTAGTCTGCCTGCTTTTTAATTAGTAGATCACTTCGAATGAAACTGCAAAAGAATCTAGGTCTTTGGAAACATTGCCAATcttcaaacaaagaaaattaagagaCATCaattataaaggaaaaaagtgttTTGCACTAGCTCTGCAGTGatttaaggagaaaaaatgcTATCATACCTGAGTATAAGAACAATCTATGACAATAAAATCCTGCAAGGGAAGTGACGAACTGAAGAGCAAATGTTTAATTCTATACCTAGTCCAGCTTTTGAGTATTTTATACTTTATTTGTTAAGGATGCCAATGCAGAAACCTTACAAATGAATACTTTACTGGAAGCACAAAAACTAGTGCCCAGGAGAACAggaaaaatgtggaaaacaaaaccagaaaatatacAGACCCATATGGGGTTGAGAGGAAAGGCTGGTGTGGAACAGAAAATTAAGAGGATAAGTTAGGTAATTGTCCTatggtgactttatgatgcttgtatccccagttgtctgttctgtttatgctgggtATTAAGTTCTGCACCTTTGAGACTGGTTCTGAGATCTGAGTGGGgagaagaagcacagagtttATCCTCAGGGACTGCCCTTGCTCCCTGCACCCTCCTCAGAGACTGCactgtctgcagcacagacactgGAAgaagctctcctttgcttttagttagtttttagctggctgaggcagaCAAGTTCCCCAgactgtggcttttctttttcttggagctgttcagccctgctctggactgaaaatccagaaaaacactgggagctcacacctgtggctaTTGGGAACCAGGAGATGGCATTGtacagcacaggagggactgataagagactgagcgAGCCAAGGTACACCCCACAacaaggactttctgaatttgccatctcttcagaacaacaaaaagttccattgtttaatattattatttttttatgtttgtaaGTACCTTTCtagttaaataaaaatttttttccacttttctccaaagaaatattttctgaacCAGCAGAAGGGAGGGGCCACTTGAGTTTGCTTTCTAAAAAATACCCATTCAGAAGTTTCctccaaaatttgccctaaaacAAGACAGTAATAAACCAAGAAGAAAAGTGAGACTTAGCCAAACAATAAAGATTAAAGTGAAGTAAGACTAACAATAGACTCAAGTCAGAAAGGATCATGAAGAACGTTGTGTAAAAGCCCCAATTTTAATAACACATTTTCTATAAGGTGATGTTCTAGAAGTAAGCTGCTATATATGTTGATACATAATCCAGTGAACACGCTATTCATTGAACTAATTTGTTTGTCCCATCTTTAAGTAGAATACACTTCTTTTAGGACAGACTGCCATAGCCTCTCTTCAACAGCTGAGGGCACTCCATGACCAGTTAAATGAAAAACCTGGTTCGAGCAAAAGCTAacctgaggcaggagagctatCTTCTAACCTGATTGCAGAAATCAAATTATGAGGCCAGCCAGGTGAAAGGTCAGGGCTGCCTGCCAAATAAGTGTGACCAGAGTCCAGCATGCATTGTGTAGGAGCATACTGAATTGGCTTAGATTGGCATACTGGGTAGGGAAATAGTATGAGTGGAATCAAATATTCAGAAAGTTCAGTTGAGAGTCAGTCTGGAAGCCATGTATATGATGCTGGTCCAGATTTCATATAAAGCCTTGGTTTCCCTGGCAAAATCATGCTCATGAATACAGTGACAAAGCTCTGAAATATTAATGAAGTTGGAAATCCAGGATTTCATATTCTTCTTTCTGGAAATTTAAGTCTCTGGACACCTCACTTTTATAATGTTTGGGTAAAAATAAGCAGTTCCTGATAAAACCTTCTTCCCACAAGCCAGTGGTCAGACAGCTTCTTACTGTCAAATTCCCATTCCTCATCTGAACCAGGGATTTGTACAGACACAGTCTTTGCAGACCCTCGGCTTTTATGAACAGCTCTATACTTGTGTCAAAATGGAGCTGCAGGAATATATGATTGCTTTTTTTCTAGAGACAGAAGGAATGCCTGAGGCCTGAGTTTGGGCTAGGTTCGCCCTGTTTCTTGGCAGGGAAACTGTAACACTGTATACTGAtttggctgcagagctgctgctatCTTAGCCAGTTTTCAAATAAGCTTCTTGTGCAGGCCGCAGGTACATTTGACCATTTTGCTAATgtaatttggaagaaaaaaatgggagaTTACAGAGCACAGGCTAGAATGGCTTTCCTttgcaaaatataaaaatattaaaaaatacaaaaatataaaacattaaCTACAATGTTATTTTATCAAAGAGATCACCTTTAGAAGAAAGCAAGTTTGCTTTGTAAAACCACACAATAAACAGTTCGGTGAACTTGGCACCTTGAGATGAGTGTTAGGTAAGTGGTCTCTATGAGAAAGTGAGAAAATCAGTCTCAGAGTAATTTCTGcatgggacagcccagcagcctcatgGCCTTTTATAACTCAGGGAACACAGCTTAAATACTTTGTTTCAGCAAAATAGGTGAGAACAATAGTGTCAGTCCTGCTTCTCAGAACACTTTGTGTACTTTAACCACGTGCTTGTGTCCTCTTAAAGCCAAGTTTAACAATCTTCCCTAAACCTTTACCAGACAAAGCTTGTTTTCCTTACACTTTTTACCATGTGCAGTACCACTTCATTCCAGAAGATGGAAAACGTGTACTTCTATTCTGCCTATTTCCCCTTTCCCCAAAAGCCTTTCAGCACAGCAGACCAAAGCAATGTACTGACACGTAACAAAGGGAAATCACGtttatttgtaatttattttacaaaaacGGGTACTAATTTGGAGAAAGGTAAGGTTATGTGAGGGTAAAAATATTTGTCTAGGAAGTCAATGCCTGTAAGACAAAGGGCTAAGAGGGCACAGGACTGAACAGTGTCTATGTATcccaatttttccttctttttctttttacctctACCCCTATGGTTAATGACTAGTAATATTAATGTGATTTGACTAGGTTTTGCAGAGTGAGTTAGGAAGGCACCCGAATACAGCAGCAAATGCCCATTAAAAAACTGCAGACAAAGAGTGTACACAATCCAGTACATTTAACACTTCAGCACTGTTACCTTCCTAAAGCAAGGCCTATGGGgagaaacaaataaacaaatattgTTGTTCTacactcttgctggttttggctggggggACTTTGTGTGTTCTGCTAAGGCATGCATCCTGTTGTTGACACTTTAAAATTAGGCCATTCTGTTATTTTAAGATGTGAAATGAGAGATTTTAAGGGACTGACACTGAAATAACTTACATACACTGAGAGTCATTCCTACCAAATCAACTAGCCTTTGATTTTTTACCAGCAACAAAAACAGGCAGAAGTATTTTGTCAGCCAACAAGAAAATTCTACTTCAGAAATATGTAAGACACTAAGAAAATTATAGATTTTGGCATTTTTGCATTTCAGACAGGACAAATGCAAAACTGTTTCACATTTCAGTATTGTTCTCCCAGACCAGACTTCACTTTCTAGAAATTGTCTATACAGAGGCCCTATACTACAATTGCCTTCAGGTGCCTTCCAACTTGATTTATTTGCTGCTTATGAAGAGATTTGAGAGCTGACTGTTGCTAGACAGCTGTGGGGCGTGTTCCTAGGCATGAGCTCTCCTTACCAAGGGAGGGACACGGTAGCCCCTTGGCATGGGGGCATTCATGCCAGTGATTTGTACCATCTGAGCAAGCCGATGTGCCTCAGCTCCATGCTGgccctgtctctgctgtgctggagctgctttggCACAGGCGGGACAAACTCCTCTTCCTGACGTGCAGCAACAAGCACGCGTTACAGGGCTGCTCCGACAACTCGGACCGTCCGTCACCAATCCCCACTGCCCCACACACAGCAATCCTCGAGCGAGGAAAACACCTCTCACGCTGAAGCTCTCTTTGACGAACTCCCACACGGGACGGTAGCGGCCAGGGCAGCTTCCCCCGCTGTCGGGGGACAAGAGCCTGTTCGCCCCGCCGCTCCGCTCTGCTCCCTCCacacagctgggcaagggagggcaGAACAGGTCAGCCCggtgctgctcagctctcctCGGGGcctgccggggccgggccgggccgggccgggcgggcggagCGGAGTCCGGGCGGAACCGCCCCTCAGCGTTGGGGCGGAGCCGCCACTCGCTTCATAAGGGGCGAGCCGAGAAGCAGCTCAGCGTCGTGAGCAGAGCGGGTGGGAAGGGTAGGGCAGGTGGAGCGGGACCGAGGAGGGTAGGCAGGACGGAGCCGGCGGGGTGCGGTGATGGAGCTCCTACGGACTATCGCCCACCCACCGGGCGGCGGCGGTGCCAAGGGctgcgaggcggcggcgggcagAGCGGCCGGCGGCGAGTCGCGCAGGAAGAAGGCGGAGGAGCCGCCGCACCAGCACGGCCACCCCGCAGCCGAGGTGTCCCGGATTATTACCGACCCCACGACGGGGAAGCGTTACTGCCGCGGCAAGGTGCTCGGAAAGGTAATGGCCGCGCCGAGCCCCGTGCCCTCCCGAGGCGGCGGCCGGTGCGCCCCGCTCGCCGCCCTCCTCGGCCGGGCGGCCGGCGGGCGCTGCCCCCGCGGGGCTGCGTTTCTCCGGAGAGCGGAGTGCGCTGCCGCCCACGACCTGGCAGCGCCGCCCGGGCCAGGCGCTATGGGTCTGAGCGCCCTTGCTGCCCCGGAATCGGGCGAGCCCGCGGGAAAGACCTGGATGGTGCATGCGGGGAGTGGGGAGCTTGCGAGCCTTCCAACAGATGATGAACCCGGGACCTGTCCTTAGAAAATTGCCCTTTGCTAAGGAAGTTGCGTTTCTTGACTAATACATGAGCTGGTGAATGACTAAGTGCAGGACTGCATTTATACCTGCTCtaattgcctttttctcctgtGTCTCTCTAGGGTGGATTTGCCAAGTGTTACGAAATGACAGATTTGACAACAAATAAAGTTTATGCTGCGAAAATCATTCCTCACAGCAGAGTAGCAAAACCTCATCAAAGGGAGAAGGTATGTATGCAtgaatgattttcttttttccacaaACTCTTTGTGTGCTGGATTGCCTACCCCTTTTCCTGAAATGGTTCTGATAGAGCTGTCTGCTCAGCCTTGTGGAAGTAAGGCTAACAacaccttttttctttcccactgtcTTGTCTTTACAGATTGATAAGGAGATTGAGCTGCACAGAATGCTTAATCATAGACATGTTGTGCAGTTTTACCACTACTTTGAAGACAGAGAGAATATTTACATTCTTCTGGAATACTGCAGTAGAAGGGTGAGCATCAGCTGGGAGAAATCTGGTATTTACTTACCTGGAATCTGCAACTAATTTAAATGTGTGATgtgtaaaacatttttttgtgGCTTTAGTTGTTGTTTCTCTATGTACTCATTTACTTCTGCTTAAGGTGAATCTTGTGCATGAATTGTCAGTGACATTTCTgcctttgtttttcctctgcagTCAATGGCTCACATCTTAAAAGCAAGGAAGGTATTGACAGAGCCAGAAGTACGATACTACCTCAGGCAAATTGTGTCAGGGCTAAAGTATCTTCATGAACAGGAAATCTTACACAGGGATCTTAAACTAGGTAAGTTCTCCGGATTGCCAACTTCTAAACATACTCCTCCAGCCCTGTCAGTGTTGCACGACTTTATCCTTGTATGGTGATAGTTTGTTTAGTAGAATCAGCTTAGTCTGTCTTTACAGTGGGAACTCATGCTGCTTAAGGGATGACATTAAGCAttcctaatttaaaaaaaaaaaatcttgcctaGCTTCTGGCTCTGAACAAAGTATGACTCAGCACCTGTGGCAAATGCCTTCGTACCTTGCCAGAGACAGACTAACTGGAATTTCTTTGTCTGCCAGGTAACTTCTTTATCAATGAGAACATGGAACTGAAGCTTGGTGACTTTGGCTTGGCAGCTAGGCTGGAACCACTGGAGCACAGGAGGAGGTAGGAGCATCAAAAATGTATAGTCTAGTTGCAAATGAAACTAAATTCATATGAAAATGACAAGTCATGTTCCATAGCAAAAGCTAATTACTGACCCTCCAGTGTCATGaagataaaatgaaaaaacatcTATGCTATTAAAGTTCCTACAGCTCCTCTTTAGACACCTGAACTTGAGAAGAAAACCTGCCCTAAGAAAAATAGCTCCTTCCTCTTTCTATTTGAAATATTAACCAGCTTTGTGGTGTCTTCGATTTTTTTCAGAACAATATGTGGCACACCAAATTACCTCTCTCCAGAAGTCCTCAACAAACAAGGGCATGGCTGTGAATCTGATATATGGGCCTTAGGCTGTGTAATGTAAGTACTTTCCTGCCTTTGAAATGTATTATATCTGTCACTGGCTTAGACTTTTGAGAGTTCAAAGGGGATGCAATGCTGCATCCATTTGCAGCCTTTTATGCATGTGTAGCTGAATGCAGAAATTCTTCATGTTGGGAGATAGACAAAGCCTTTTTTTGTAGCTGTAGACACAAGTATGGTGGGTGTGTGAAATAAAACCGTTTTCCTTTGCCTTCAAACAGGTATACAATGCTGTTGGGAAGACCCCCGTTTGAGACTACAAATCTTAAAGAAACATACAGATGTATAAGGGAAGCAAGATACAGCCTGCCTTCATCTCTCTtggcacctgcaaaacacttaATAGCTAGTATGTTGTCAAAAAACCCTGAAGATCGGCCGAGTTTAGATGAAATAATTCGACATGAATTCTTCTTACAGGTTTGTACTGTCTGCTATTAGTGGtgtaaaaaacaaaatccaCATAAAAATGCACTCTGTGGTCTAAAAATTTTGTGTTCTATTTCCACAGGGCTTTACACCTGATAGACTTTCTGCAAGCTGTTGTCACACCGTCCCTGATTTCCATTTGTCAAGTCCTGCTAAAAATTTCTTCaaaaaagcagctgctgctctctttggggggaaaaaggataAGGCCAGATACTTGGACACACATAGTAAGTTTGAAGTCTAGATATAGTCTACTTATTTCTATTCCATCAGTTTCTTATTAGTGTGAGATAGCAACATACATCTGTGAGATAGCAACAGAACACATATCTGTGTCTTAGAGCTTTCCTGGCTTGGTTTTGACTTTTTTCTTGATACGTATAGATGTTAGCCTGCCCACCTATGCCAGTTTACATACCTGAATGCTTCTTACAGCATCCGTATCTTTATTGGTCATCTATATTAGTTTGTGAAGTCTATTCAAATTTAGTCTCTTAGAGTGATTTGTGTATAATGGCATAATTTCTCTGTGAGACTATGGCAGGCTTAGAAGAAGCTGCTAGAGAGACACATGTGTTTTCTGCAGCTAACTTGTTATGCTTTCTGTAATTCAATAGCACTTCCAGATtcagagttaattttttttttcctgtgttgcAGACAGGCTAGctaaagaagatgaagaaatcTACAAGCTCAGACATGATTTGAAGAAGACATCGATAACCCAGCAGGCCCCCAAACACAAGACAGATGAGGTATATGCAAGTGCAGTTCAAATCTAGTAACAGTTGGGTGGAGTAGCTACAATTAAATTATATTTGACTTGGATATCAGAACTGGGGCTGTACACAGCATAATCAAGCTTAAATGATTAGCAGAGCTGCTTTAAGAGGGCTTAAACAAGCATCACTAAGGTATGGTAGCCTTTGTAGGGAGACTATAAATTTTGGCTTTTGAGTAATTATAGTATCTACCTAGACTCCATTGTTGCCTGTGCGTTAACTTGTCTGCCAGGTGCTGTTTCTCAATAATCCAAATACAGGGCTTCAGTTCATGATTAACTAGGGCTTCTTAAAAGAATAAATTGCTGAAATCTGTCTTTTACTATTTGGTGTTCAGACCTGCACACAGCTGCTCCCTTGCTAGGGCAGGAGAGCAGAAAACTGATTAATAGCCTGTGAGATGCAAATTGAAGATCTAAAGAATGGAAAGACCTGGAGTGCTGCTCTAAGCTAAGTCTAGCAGCAGCTCCTTTGTAATCTTTGTACACGAATACCAGTTTCCTTAGAATTTATCATTTGTTGAGAAACAGGAGAGCCATGCAAAACTTGTGTATAAGCCTTGACTTGTGTTATGTTTGGTGTTTACATGTCTGACATCTCTTCTAGGAGATTCAGCCTCTTATCACAGCAGTGGTGAAGCCGGGAGCATTGCCAGAAACTAAGCAGATTGGAGACTCCATTCGGATGATAGTCAGAGGAactttgggaagctgcagcagtagCAGTGAATGTAAGTGCAGCAAAATGTGATGTCTAAGTCTGAATCCcactttgttttccttgtgtCTTAAAAGCTTGACGCAAACATTTCTTTTATAGTCTTATTTttgatgttgcaaaagccaataattttggaaaatttaAACTAGAAAGTCATTAAGGCTAGATTTCTTAAAATCTATGTAACTCAAAAGTTTAGAATGAAAATCTTCTCTCTGTGTGCTCTTGTCAGTCTAATaatcctttcttttcaggtttgGAAGACAGTACTATGGGAAGTGTTGCTGATACAGTTGCAAGAGTATTGAGGGGATGTCTGGAGAATATGCCAGAAGCAGATAGCAATCCCAAAGAACAGCTGACAGCATCCTTCCAGTGGGTTACAAAATGGGTGGACTACTCCAACAAGTACGGCTTTGGGTACCAGCTGTCAGATCACACTGTTGGTGTCCTCTTCAACAATGGGGCACATATGAGCCTTCTGCCAGACAAAAAGTAAGAATCTTTACAAAGCAAACAACTCACTAAAGCAGTTTAGATGTGAAATATTTGTTTCTCATCACTAACCaccttattttgttttcctctttcaggACAGTGCACTACTATGCTGAGCTAGGCCAATGCTCTGTCTTCCCAGCCACAGAGGCCCCTGAACAGTTCATTAGCCAAGTAACTGTACTGAAGTATTTCTCTCACTATATGGAGGAGAACCTTATGGATGTAAGTTCAGCATCTTCAGAGTGCTGTGCTGTAAAAATACACTAAATGTAAACTGAGTGCTTAACGTAGTCTGTTCCCTTTCCTAGGGAGGAGACTTGCCCAGCCTAACAGATGTACGCAGGCCCAGGCTTTACCTCTTACAGTGGCTCAAATCTGATAAAGCATTAATGATGCTCTTCAATGATGGCACGTTTCAAGTAAGTGTGGTACCATCATCCAAAGATCTTAAAATACTTTATTGTATTAAAACTAGGTAAATCTCAGAAATTTAGAGGAGAAAGGAGACAAACAGCAGCTTACTTCTCTTTTACAGGTGAACTTCTACCATGACCACACAAAAGTCATAATTTGCAATCAGAGTGAGGAATATCTCCTTACCTACATAAATGAAGACAGGATATCCACAACGTTTCGTCTGACAACTCTTCTGGTTTCGGGATGTTCATTGGAACTAAAACACAGAATGGAATATGCTCTGAACATGCTGCTGCAGCGATGTAACTGAAGGAATTGACTCTGTTAAACCAAATGGACTCTCTTGTTCACTGTGAATCTACAGTGGAGATGGTGGAGCAACTAGTATGTTGATGATGGATGTGTGGTGGTACGAAAACTGGACTGTCCAAGTGTGCTGGGCACACATCTATTAGAAGCCTAAACCTACTTGTTGGAGTAAAATGTTGTGACAAGGAGTTCTTCGGATCATAGTTTTCCTTGCTTCATGTGTGTTAAAGATATAATTTGACTTGAACTCGGAGCAGAGTGTGTCTGTTTGCTCTGTAAGAGAGCATCTCTGGTGGAGTTAAACTGTGAATACACATCtggaaagggagggaagggagagctcCGTTGTTGGGGATAATTGTAACAAGCAGCTTCTGGTTGCTTAACTGTGAACTATGGCCAtactgtttttttccttatttttcaaaaataccCACACTTGTGGCTGGCAAAGTGCATtccttgttaatttttttttaatttattacagCCTAAAGTGAAgtatttattacttttttttttttggacctTGGCATTTTGAATATAAATCTGTTGGCAATAAAGAATGGAAATCTGAAGCATCCTTCTCTACTCTTTCTCCTATATAACTGAGCATGCTTTACTTTGCATTAGAAGAAATCTCTCAGATTTGCTTTCTATATTCTATTTTTGAAAAGTCTGCTACAGGTCTGGATATGAAGGGCTGGCAGGTTTATCTGTGTCTATGCCCACTTGCAGTCACAAACACCAATATGGCTATTGTTAATTATAGCTGCAGTTCTAAAATAACTGCGGATGGAGCTTACAGACTAATGATGTAGGCCTTGACACTTAGTTATTGTCCTAAGAGCTTAAAACTATGGCTCTCTTCAAGATACTACATCTCAAAATTGATGTTTAACACTGACTGAAAAGAATGCTTGCTTCTGGGTGGTATGTAGGAGACTGAAGGATAAGGGGCTGTGTGAATTCTCTGCTTGCTGGGAAAGCATTGCTCTTATCAATGGGCTGAGAATACAGCAGAATGAATTGACCATACCTGTCGCTTTGCCTCTACTGAGCTTTATATGGTCTTTCCACCCTTAAATCGTTACCCCAGTAAAGTAAAATCAAAAGGGTGAAAAAATTAAAGGGTGACTTAGTGTATACCATAAATCGTAATTTTGTTTTAGTAACACTTGTAGCCATTTAAAGTTACCAGTTGGGTAGAGTAAGCCCACAGTTTACACTAAGTTTTCTGAGACCAACATAGGGATGGCCTGCTGCTTTCTGCAATCATCCTGCTTCTAAGCATCCACTTACATGACTAATGGCTTTCCAAAACTGAAAGCAATGCCATTTGTTAGTTAAAACCATGCAAATAGGTGCAATTAAAGAGAAATCATGGACTCCAGGCAGGGGGAAATTGTCTGACTTGTGGACTGGGCTTATTTCTCTTAGATGTTGCATAGCACCTGGACCTATATGAACATATAGCTGTCTTCAAGTAACTGTTCTGATGCAGCAGCAAGCAATTAATTACTTGACCTATTGTTCCTATAACTGAATGAGGCCTTTTCTGAACAACATCAATTGCCATCAGTGTATCAATCACAACAGCTGAATGTAAGGAACAGGCAGAGTAATAAAATGCAGACTAAACTAAGTACAGATGTCAATCTGAAATAGTGAGCAGAGTGCTTCATCTTGCAACAAGCACATATAACTGTGATGGGGTTTGTTGTATTGAATGCCTTGCATTAGGTAATATTTATTTACTTCTCAAGTCTAGACAGGAAGAGCCAATTGAGTTCTTCAGATGGATTCATTAATGTA includes:
- the PLK2 gene encoding serine/threonine-protein kinase PLK2 — encoded protein: MELLRTIAHPPGGGGAKGCEAAAGRAAGGESRRKKAEEPPHQHGHPAAEVSRIITDPTTGKRYCRGKVLGKGGFAKCYEMTDLTTNKVYAAKIIPHSRVAKPHQREKIDKEIELHRMLNHRHVVQFYHYFEDRENIYILLEYCSRRSMAHILKARKVLTEPEVRYYLRQIVSGLKYLHEQEILHRDLKLGNFFINENMELKLGDFGLAARLEPLEHRRRTICGTPNYLSPEVLNKQGHGCESDIWALGCVMYTMLLGRPPFETTNLKETYRCIREARYSLPSSLLAPAKHLIASMLSKNPEDRPSLDEIIRHEFFLQGFTPDRLSASCCHTVPDFHLSSPAKNFFKKAAAALFGGKKDKARYLDTHNRLAKEDEEIYKLRHDLKKTSITQQAPKHKTDEEIQPLITAVVKPGALPETKQIGDSIRMIVRGTLGSCSSSSECLEDSTMGSVADTVARVLRGCLENMPEADSNPKEQLTASFQWVTKWVDYSNKYGFGYQLSDHTVGVLFNNGAHMSLLPDKKTVHYYAELGQCSVFPATEAPEQFISQVTVLKYFSHYMEENLMDGGDLPSLTDVRRPRLYLLQWLKSDKALMMLFNDGTFQVNFYHDHTKVIICNQSEEYLLTYINEDRISTTFRLTTLLVSGCSLELKHRMEYALNMLLQRCN